Proteins encoded together in one Desulfatiglans sp. window:
- a CDS encoding helix-turn-helix transcriptional regulator, translating to MADLEKMIGSKITEFRLHKKATQAQLAEEVNVSVETISRMERGVAFPSLKTMDKIATALGVALKDFFDFGTGKKLDKTCEREIAKINAFLRSYNKNEISLAHKVLKDVFSWLGKSK from the coding sequence ATGGCTGATCTGGAAAAAATGATCGGGAGTAAGATTACAGAGTTTCGCTTACATAAAAAAGCAACACAGGCACAACTGGCAGAGGAAGTGAATGTAAGCGTTGAGACAATCTCAAGGATGGAAAGAGGAGTAGCCTTCCCATCATTAAAAACAATGGATAAAATAGCCACTGCCCTTGGTGTTGCACTGAAGGATTTTTTTGATTTTGGGACCGGCAAGAAATTAGATAAAACCTGTGAGAGAGAGATCGCAAAAATTAATGCGTTCCTTAGATCATATAATAAAAACGAGATTTCTTTAGCGCATAAGGTTTTAAAAGATGTTTTTAGTTGGCTGGGCAAATCCAAATGA
- a CDS encoding type II toxin-antitoxin system VapC family toxin gives MIVVDTNVIGYLFLSSDQSVFAERALKKDFEWAAPILWRSEFRNVLALYMRKNIIKLEQAKVIMNSALKLLKGREYEAPSGEVLRLASESRCSAYDCEFIAVAKDINLPLVTVDKQLLQEFSSVAVSLREFSENI, from the coding sequence ATGATTGTTGTTGATACAAATGTTATCGGTTATCTCTTCCTGTCAAGTGACCAGTCTGTTTTTGCAGAACGAGCGCTCAAAAAAGACTTTGAGTGGGCTGCCCCTATTCTATGGCGTAGTGAATTTCGTAATGTACTTGCCCTTTATATGCGAAAGAACATCATAAAATTGGAACAGGCCAAGGTCATTATGAATAGTGCATTAAAGCTTCTAAAGGGTCGGGAATATGAGGCTCCATCCGGTGAGGTGTTAAGGCTTGCCTCAGAATCCAGATGCTCTGCTTATGATTGTGAATTTATCGCTGTTGCAAAGGATATTAATCTTCCCCTTGTAACTGTTGATAAACAACTTTTACAGGAGTTCTCTTCAGTAGCTGTATCTTTGAGAGAATTCAGCGAAAATATTTAA
- a CDS encoding Arc family DNA-binding protein — MATVTVKNIPDELYDRLKSVAEINRRSLNSEIIVCIENAVSSHIIDFDEMLKNVRMLRQLTSGYLISDEAFNQAKTEGRP, encoded by the coding sequence ATGGCAACCGTAACAGTCAAGAATATCCCGGATGAACTTTACGACCGGCTTAAGTCAGTTGCAGAAATAAACCGGCGGTCTCTCAACAGCGAAATAATAGTATGTATTGAAAATGCTGTCTCAAGTCACATTATAGATTTTGATGAGATGCTTAAAAATGTTCGTATGCTCCGCCAATTGACCTCCGGATATCTGATCAGTGATGAAGCATTTAACCAGGCAAAAACAGAGGGTCGACCATGA
- a CDS encoding isoprenylcysteine carboxylmethyltransferase family protein, producing the protein MKKMTPWGVGPKIMFPGYAVLVLLSWLPLRLNISEILHVPKIFLIIAAIILIGIGILMLATGNAEIKKALKADRLITTGLYSRIRNPMYASHIFFIMPGVCLLINNAMVFLSIIFTYIIFLILIPKEEKDLKENFGLEYLRYKARTGRLLPRFTIKD; encoded by the coding sequence ATGAAAAAAATGACCCCCTGGGGTGTCGGCCCCAAAATCATGTTCCCCGGATATGCCGTTTTGGTTTTATTATCCTGGCTGCCCCTGAGGTTAAATATCTCAGAGATTTTACATGTCCCAAAAATCTTCCTGATAATTGCTGCAATTATCCTGATCGGTATCGGTATCCTTATGCTGGCAACAGGCAACGCAGAGATAAAAAAGGCACTGAAGGCGGACAGGCTTATTACAACAGGATTATACTCGCGAATACGAAATCCCATGTATGCCTCTCACATATTTTTTATTATGCCGGGGGTCTGCCTTTTAATAAATAACGCTATGGTTTTTCTTTCTATTATCTTCACATATATTATTTTCCTGATCCTTATCCCCAAAGAGGAAAAGGACCTGAAAGAAAATTTCGGTTTAGAATATTTGAGATATAAGGCCAGAACTGGCAGGCTGTTGCCTAGATTTACTATTAAAGATTAG